CCGGACCGATGACAACCATGCCTGTGACGATGAGGGCGATCCCGGCGAGACCGGGCAATTGTCGGGTCTTCAAAACCGGCGGCAAGACTGCGCACACGGCGCCCGCCAGCAATTCCCAGGCTCGGGTCGGCAGCAGGTTGAATGCAAAACGCGGCGAGGTTTCGGCGAGAACGAGCGCGAGCGCGAAGCTGGCGAACAGGATGCCGGCGATCGTCGGCAGGATCGCGCGGGGCCGGAACCGGATCAGAGCCAGCAAGAGCACCGGGTAGATGAAGTAGAACTGCTCTTCGACCGACAGGCTCCATCCGTGAATGAGCGGCTCGAAGCCTTCCTCTCCGCCGAAGTAGTCGTTCTGCAGGGCGAACAGCATGTTGGATGCGAACAGGGCGGTCGCGGCCACCGCCTGCGAGTAATGCCTGAAGTCGAGCGGTACGAAGAGGTACCACGCGCCGACCAGCCCTGCGATCAGGATCGGAAACAGCGCCGGCAGAATTCGCCGCGCACGTCGTTCGTAAAAGGCCGCGAAATGGCCGGGCCGGGACGCATCCCGCATCAGGATCGCCGTTATGAGGTAACCGCTGATGACGAAGAAAACATCGACGCCGACGAAGCCGCCGGTGAACCAGAACAGGTCTGCGTGAAACAGCACAACCGGAACGACCGCAAGCGCGCGTAGCCCGTCGATCTCTGGGCGGTGACCCAAAGCCGGGTTGACCCCCGTATCCCTAATCCCCGCCTGCAGCATTGGGCGGGCCGCTAGGGCATCGCCTCGCACCGCACAAGAACCCAGCGCGGCGGGAGTAATCGGTCGCCTCGCCGGCCTGCGTCTCTGATCCAGGTCCGTCTCAGATGAGGCCCCTGGCTTTCAGGCTGACATGGCCTTCGCGCCCCACGATCACGTGGTCGTGGACAACGATGCCCAGCAGGCGCGCGGCCTCGGCGATGCGGCGCGTGATGTCGATGTCGGCGCGGCTGGGTTCGGGATTGCCACTCGGGTGGTTGTGGACCAGAATCATGGCCGTGGCGCCGACGTCCAGCGCCTTGCGGACGACTTCGCGCGGATGGATTGCCGCTTCGTCGATCGACCCGTCGCCAACGTGATGATCCACGATCAGGCGGTTGCGCGTGTCGAGATAAAGGACCCGTACCCTCTCGACCGTGAGGTGCGCCATGTCGATGGTGAGGTAGTCGATCAGGGCCAGCCAGCTGCCAAGCACCGGCTTGTCCTGGACGGCGCCCCGCGCCATCCTGCGCGCCGCCAGTGCCACGGCTTTGAGCACGGCCGCGCCTGTCTCGCCCATGCCGCCGACCTGCCTCAACGCGCCGGTTTCCGCGTTCAACACGGCGTTGAGCGAACCGAAGCGTGCCAGCAGTGCCTTCGCGAGCGGTTTGGTATCGCCGCGCGGGTTCGCGGCGAACAACAGGTATTCGAGCACTTCGTAATCGGCGAGCGCCTCCGCCCCGCCGCTGAGCATACGCTGGCGGAGGCGCGCGCGATGCCCTGTCGCCTGCGTGGCGCCCCCCGCCTTTTCAGCTTGCGGCAACGTTACCCCCGGCATGTCCTGACACCACAATCCATTGCCTATCAGCGATAAGGTGCGCAAGTGGGGGGG
This region of Tsuneonella aeria genomic DNA includes:
- the radC gene encoding RadC family protein, which encodes MPGVTLPQAEKAGGATQATGHRARLRQRMLSGGAEALADYEVLEYLLFAANPRGDTKPLAKALLARFGSLNAVLNAETGALRQVGGMGETGAAVLKAVALAARRMARGAVQDKPVLGSWLALIDYLTIDMAHLTVERVRVLYLDTRNRLIVDHHVGDGSIDEAAIHPREVVRKALDVGATAMILVHNHPSGNPEPSRADIDITRRIAEAARLLGIVVHDHVIVGREGHVSLKARGLI